In Panthera tigris isolate Pti1 chromosome C1, P.tigris_Pti1_mat1.1, whole genome shotgun sequence, the following proteins share a genomic window:
- the LOC102968973 gene encoding serine/threonine-protein kinase 11-interacting protein isoform X1 → MTTAQRDALVWKLAGLLRESGDVVLSGRSTLSLLTGTLQQLSHVFELHLGPWGPGQTGFVALPSHPADSPVILQLQFLFDVLQKTLSLKLVHVPGSGLPGPIKIFPFKSLRHLELRGVPIHCLRGLCGIYSQLETLICSRSIQALEELLSACGGDLCSALPWLALLSANFSYNALTSLDSSLRLLSALRFLNLSHNQVQDCEGFLMDLSELCHLDISYNHLHMVPRIGPSGAALGTLILRGNELRSLQGLERLRNLRHLDVAYNLLEGHRELSPLWLLAELRKLYLEGNPLWFHPAHRVVTAQYLSPRVRDAAAGFLLDGKVLSLTDFQLSTSSSSMAPPVLWPAGSTVETSGGPDLSDSISSGGVVAQPPHRKVKSRVRVRRASISEPSDTDPEPRTLDPSPAGQFVQQHRELELMNSFRERFGCDWLQYRNHLETSGTPVLAASQTPALSTLCPDTLSPGSVPGPPCPEKESPQEMAEEVRLRPEPREEEVVEELVKEEEGKEEDEEEQEQNEVEAELCRPMLVCPLEGPEGVRGRECFLRVTSGHLFEVELQAARTLARLELQSLEAAEVEPEPRTGREAVLEGSDPLPRAPVLVLRFSYICPDRQLRRYVVLEPDAHAAIQELLAVLTQAATAAQCQLGEARDPLRGRLQCLRCGHEFKPEEPRLGLDSEEGWRPLFQETESPAVCPNCGSDHVVLLALSLGTTNREHREGEQSPAPLQSTSTVCDPSDHSDHSDRAHPAPSQAPGSRDHHSWSLSPPPERHGLRSVDHRLRLFLDVEVFTDAQEEFQCCTKVPVVLAGHPGEFVCLVVVSDHRLYVLKVTGEISGPPASWLQPTLAVPLHDLSGLELGLAGQSLRLEWAAGTGSCVLLPRDARHCRAFLDELTDVLQALPPAWRSSVSATEEEVTPEHRLWPLLERGSSSEPPLFFYLRVFLVEGPATCPVSLLMTLSTLYLLEEDVAGSQAEPPLPAPSGEASEKSLPLGLGPSVHVREQWPLSSLSSVLLYRTAPGDLRLVFYDEVSRLESFWALRVVCPEQLTALLAWIREPWEELFSIGLRTVTQEALDLDR, encoded by the exons GTGATGTGGTCCTGTCTGGCCGTAGCACTCTGAGCCTGTTGACTGGCACCCTGCAGCAGCTGAGCCACGTGTTTGAGCTGCACCTGGGACCATGGGGCCCTGGCCAGACAGGCTTTGTGGCTCTGCCCTCTCATCCCGCCGACTCCCCTGTCATCCTCCAGCTTCAGTTCCTCTTCGATGTGCTGCAGAAAACTCTTTCACTCAAG ctggTACATGTCCCTGGTTCTGGCCTCCCAGGGCCCATCAAGATTTTTCCCTTCAAGTCCCTTCGGCATCTGGAG CTCCGAGGTGTCCCCATCCATTGCCTTCGTGGCCTCTGTGGCATCTACTCCCAGCTAGAGACCCTGATTTGCAGCAGGAGCATCCAGGCATTAGAG GAGCTCCTCTCAGCCTGCGGTGGTGAcctctgctctgccctgcctTGGCTGGCTCTACTCTCTGCCAACTTCAGCTACAACGCACTGACTTCTTTAGACAGCTCCCTG CGTCTCTTGTCAGCTCTGCGCTTCCTGAATCTGAGCCACAATCAAGTGCAGgactgtgagggcttcctgatg GACTTGTCTGAGCTCTGCCATCTGGACATCTCCTATAACCACCTGCATATGGTGCCAAGAATAGGACCCTCAGGGGCCGCTCTGGGGACCCTGATACTGCGAGGCAATGAGCTCCGGAGCCTGCAGG GCCTGGAGCGGCTGAGGAACCTGCGGCACCTGGATGTGGCGTACAACCTGCTAGAAGGACACAGGGAGCTGTCCCCGTTGTGGCTACTGGCTGAGCTCCGCAAG CTCTACCTGGAGGGGAACCCTTTGTGGTTCCACCCTGCGCATCGGGTGGTCACTGCCCAGTACTTGTCACCCCGTGTCAGGGATGCTGCAGCCGGC TTCCTTCTCGATGGGAAAGTCTTGTCACTGACTGACTTTCAG CTCTCCACATCCTCCAGCTCCATGGCTCCACCTGTGCTCTGGCCAGCAGGGAGTACTGTTGAAACCTCAGGTGGCCCTGACTTGAGCGACAGCATCTCCTCTGGGGGCGTTGTGGCCCAGCCCCCACATCGTAAGGTTAAG AGCCGAGTCCGTGTGAGGCGAGCAAGTATCTCAGAACCCAGTGATACAGACCCAGAGCCCCGTACTCTGGACCCCTCCCCGGCTG GGCAGTTTGTGCAGCAGCATcgggaacttgaactcatgaacagcttCCGGGAACGGTTTGGCTGTGACTGGCTACAGTATAGGAATCACCTGGAGACCTCTGGGACCCCGGTTCTGGCTGCCTCCCAGACCCCTGCCCTCAGCACTCTGTGCCCAGACACCCTGAGCCCAGGGTCCGTGCCTGGGCCTCCCTGCCCAGAGAAGGAATCACCGCAGGAAATGGCAGAGGAGGTCAGGCTACGGCCGGAGCCCCGGGAAGAAGAGGTGGTGGAGGAGCtggtgaaggaggaagaaggaaaggaggaagacgaggaggagcaggagcagaATGAAGTGGAGG CGGAACTGTGTCGCCCCATGTTGGTGTGTCCCCTGGAGGGGCCTGAGGGCGTGCGGGGCAGGGAATGCTTTCTCCGGGTCACTTCTGGCCACCTGTTTGAGGTGGAACTCCAAGCGGCCCGGACCCTGGCACGGCTGGAGCTCCAGAGTCTAGAGGCGGCTGAGGTGGAGCCCGAGCCTCGGACCGGGAGAGAAGCGGTGCTCGAG GGCTCAGATCCGCTCCCCAGGGCCCCTGTCCTTGTTCTGCGTTTCTCCTATATTTGCCCTGACCGGCAGCTGCGTCGATATGTGGTGCTGGAGCCCGATGCCCATGCAGCTATCCAG GAGCTGCTTGCCGTGTTGACCCAAGCAGCCACCGCGGCTCAGTGTCAGCTTGGGGAAGCAAGAGACCCGCTGAGGGGCAGACTCCAGTGTCTACGTtgtggccatgagttcaagccggaGGAGCCCAGGTTGGGATTAGACAGTGAGGAAGGCTGGAGGCCTCTGTTCCAAGAGACAG aatCTCCTGCTGTATGTCCAAACTGTGGTAGCGATCATGTGGTTCTCCTGGCTCTGTCCCTGGGAACCACCAACAgggagcacagggagggagagcaaTCGCCAGCTCCCTTGCAGTCCACCAGCACTGTCTGTGACCCTTCTGACCACAGTGACCACAGCGACAGGGCCCACCCGGCCCCATCTCAGGCACCAGGCTCCCGAGATCACCACAGTTGGAGCCTCAGTCCCC cccctgagcGCCACGGCCTCCGCTCCGTGGACCACCGACTCCGGCTCTTCCTGGATGTTGAGGTGTTCACTGATGCCCAGGAGGAGTTCCAGTGCTGCACCAAG GTGCCCGTCGTGTTGGCAGGCCACCCTGGGGAGTTTGTGTGTCTTGTGGTGGTGTCTGACCACAGGCTTTACGTGTTAAAAGTGACAGGGGAGATAAG CGGGCCTCCGGCTAGCTGGCTACAGCCAACCCTGGCCGTCCCCCTGCACGACCTGAGTGGCCTCGAACTGGGGCTGGCAGGACAGAGTCTGCGGCTGGAGTGGGCTGCCGGGACAGGCAGCTGTGTCCTGCTGCCCCGCGATGCCAGACATTGCCGGGCCTTCCTAGACGAGCTCACCG ATGTCTTGCAggctctgcctcctgcctggagGAGCAGTGTCAGCGCCACAGAGGAGGAGGTAACCCCGGAGCACCGCCTCTG GCCTTTGCTGGAGAGGGGCTCTTCCTCGGAGCCTCCCCTGTTCTTCTACCTTCGGGTGTTTCTGGTCGAAG GCCCTGCAACCTGCCCTGTGTCCCTGTTGATGACTCTGTCTACCCTGTACCTGTTAGAGGAGGACGTTGCAGGGTCCCAGGCAGAGCCTCCTCTTCCAGCACCATCTGGTGAAGCTTCTGAGAAGTCCCTGCCCTTGGGGCTGGGCCCTTCTGTGCATGTCAGGGAGCAGTGGCCACTCAGCAGCCTGAGCTCAGTGCTGCTGTATCGCACGGCCCCGGGGGACCTGCGACTGGTCTTCTATGacgag GTGTCCCGGCTGGAGAGTTTTTGGGCACTTCGGGTTGTGTGTCCTGAGCAGCTGACGGCCCTGTTGGCCTGGATCCGGGAGCCCTGGGAGGAGTTGTTTTCCATCGGACTCCGGACTGTGACCCAGGAGGCTCTAGATCTTGACCGGTGA
- the LOC102968973 gene encoding serine/threonine-protein kinase 11-interacting protein isoform X2: protein MTTAQRDALVWKLAGLLRESGDVVLSGRSTLSLLTGTLQQLSHVFELHLGPWGPGQTGFVALPSHPADSPVILQLQFLFDVLQKTLSLKLVHVPGSGLPGPIKIFPFKSLRHLELRGVPIHCLRGLCGIYSQLETLICSRSIQALEELLSACGGDLCSALPWLALLSANFSYNALTSLDSSLRLLSALRFLNLSHNQVQDCEGFLMDLSELCHLDISYNHLHMVPRIGPSGAALGTLILRGNELRSLQGLERLRNLRHLDVAYNLLEGHRELSPLWLLAELRKFLLDGKVLSLTDFQLSTSSSSMAPPVLWPAGSTVETSGGPDLSDSISSGGVVAQPPHRKVKSRVRVRRASISEPSDTDPEPRTLDPSPAGQFVQQHRELELMNSFRERFGCDWLQYRNHLETSGTPVLAASQTPALSTLCPDTLSPGSVPGPPCPEKESPQEMAEEVRLRPEPREEEVVEELVKEEEGKEEDEEEQEQNEVEAELCRPMLVCPLEGPEGVRGRECFLRVTSGHLFEVELQAARTLARLELQSLEAAEVEPEPRTGREAVLEGSDPLPRAPVLVLRFSYICPDRQLRRYVVLEPDAHAAIQELLAVLTQAATAAQCQLGEARDPLRGRLQCLRCGHEFKPEEPRLGLDSEEGWRPLFQETESPAVCPNCGSDHVVLLALSLGTTNREHREGEQSPAPLQSTSTVCDPSDHSDHSDRAHPAPSQAPGSRDHHSWSLSPPPERHGLRSVDHRLRLFLDVEVFTDAQEEFQCCTKVPVVLAGHPGEFVCLVVVSDHRLYVLKVTGEISGPPASWLQPTLAVPLHDLSGLELGLAGQSLRLEWAAGTGSCVLLPRDARHCRAFLDELTDVLQALPPAWRSSVSATEEEVTPEHRLWPLLERGSSSEPPLFFYLRVFLVEGPATCPVSLLMTLSTLYLLEEDVAGSQAEPPLPAPSGEASEKSLPLGLGPSVHVREQWPLSSLSSVLLYRTAPGDLRLVFYDEVSRLESFWALRVVCPEQLTALLAWIREPWEELFSIGLRTVTQEALDLDR, encoded by the exons GTGATGTGGTCCTGTCTGGCCGTAGCACTCTGAGCCTGTTGACTGGCACCCTGCAGCAGCTGAGCCACGTGTTTGAGCTGCACCTGGGACCATGGGGCCCTGGCCAGACAGGCTTTGTGGCTCTGCCCTCTCATCCCGCCGACTCCCCTGTCATCCTCCAGCTTCAGTTCCTCTTCGATGTGCTGCAGAAAACTCTTTCACTCAAG ctggTACATGTCCCTGGTTCTGGCCTCCCAGGGCCCATCAAGATTTTTCCCTTCAAGTCCCTTCGGCATCTGGAG CTCCGAGGTGTCCCCATCCATTGCCTTCGTGGCCTCTGTGGCATCTACTCCCAGCTAGAGACCCTGATTTGCAGCAGGAGCATCCAGGCATTAGAG GAGCTCCTCTCAGCCTGCGGTGGTGAcctctgctctgccctgcctTGGCTGGCTCTACTCTCTGCCAACTTCAGCTACAACGCACTGACTTCTTTAGACAGCTCCCTG CGTCTCTTGTCAGCTCTGCGCTTCCTGAATCTGAGCCACAATCAAGTGCAGgactgtgagggcttcctgatg GACTTGTCTGAGCTCTGCCATCTGGACATCTCCTATAACCACCTGCATATGGTGCCAAGAATAGGACCCTCAGGGGCCGCTCTGGGGACCCTGATACTGCGAGGCAATGAGCTCCGGAGCCTGCAGG GCCTGGAGCGGCTGAGGAACCTGCGGCACCTGGATGTGGCGTACAACCTGCTAGAAGGACACAGGGAGCTGTCCCCGTTGTGGCTACTGGCTGAGCTCCGCAAG TTCCTTCTCGATGGGAAAGTCTTGTCACTGACTGACTTTCAG CTCTCCACATCCTCCAGCTCCATGGCTCCACCTGTGCTCTGGCCAGCAGGGAGTACTGTTGAAACCTCAGGTGGCCCTGACTTGAGCGACAGCATCTCCTCTGGGGGCGTTGTGGCCCAGCCCCCACATCGTAAGGTTAAG AGCCGAGTCCGTGTGAGGCGAGCAAGTATCTCAGAACCCAGTGATACAGACCCAGAGCCCCGTACTCTGGACCCCTCCCCGGCTG GGCAGTTTGTGCAGCAGCATcgggaacttgaactcatgaacagcttCCGGGAACGGTTTGGCTGTGACTGGCTACAGTATAGGAATCACCTGGAGACCTCTGGGACCCCGGTTCTGGCTGCCTCCCAGACCCCTGCCCTCAGCACTCTGTGCCCAGACACCCTGAGCCCAGGGTCCGTGCCTGGGCCTCCCTGCCCAGAGAAGGAATCACCGCAGGAAATGGCAGAGGAGGTCAGGCTACGGCCGGAGCCCCGGGAAGAAGAGGTGGTGGAGGAGCtggtgaaggaggaagaaggaaaggaggaagacgaggaggagcaggagcagaATGAAGTGGAGG CGGAACTGTGTCGCCCCATGTTGGTGTGTCCCCTGGAGGGGCCTGAGGGCGTGCGGGGCAGGGAATGCTTTCTCCGGGTCACTTCTGGCCACCTGTTTGAGGTGGAACTCCAAGCGGCCCGGACCCTGGCACGGCTGGAGCTCCAGAGTCTAGAGGCGGCTGAGGTGGAGCCCGAGCCTCGGACCGGGAGAGAAGCGGTGCTCGAG GGCTCAGATCCGCTCCCCAGGGCCCCTGTCCTTGTTCTGCGTTTCTCCTATATTTGCCCTGACCGGCAGCTGCGTCGATATGTGGTGCTGGAGCCCGATGCCCATGCAGCTATCCAG GAGCTGCTTGCCGTGTTGACCCAAGCAGCCACCGCGGCTCAGTGTCAGCTTGGGGAAGCAAGAGACCCGCTGAGGGGCAGACTCCAGTGTCTACGTtgtggccatgagttcaagccggaGGAGCCCAGGTTGGGATTAGACAGTGAGGAAGGCTGGAGGCCTCTGTTCCAAGAGACAG aatCTCCTGCTGTATGTCCAAACTGTGGTAGCGATCATGTGGTTCTCCTGGCTCTGTCCCTGGGAACCACCAACAgggagcacagggagggagagcaaTCGCCAGCTCCCTTGCAGTCCACCAGCACTGTCTGTGACCCTTCTGACCACAGTGACCACAGCGACAGGGCCCACCCGGCCCCATCTCAGGCACCAGGCTCCCGAGATCACCACAGTTGGAGCCTCAGTCCCC cccctgagcGCCACGGCCTCCGCTCCGTGGACCACCGACTCCGGCTCTTCCTGGATGTTGAGGTGTTCACTGATGCCCAGGAGGAGTTCCAGTGCTGCACCAAG GTGCCCGTCGTGTTGGCAGGCCACCCTGGGGAGTTTGTGTGTCTTGTGGTGGTGTCTGACCACAGGCTTTACGTGTTAAAAGTGACAGGGGAGATAAG CGGGCCTCCGGCTAGCTGGCTACAGCCAACCCTGGCCGTCCCCCTGCACGACCTGAGTGGCCTCGAACTGGGGCTGGCAGGACAGAGTCTGCGGCTGGAGTGGGCTGCCGGGACAGGCAGCTGTGTCCTGCTGCCCCGCGATGCCAGACATTGCCGGGCCTTCCTAGACGAGCTCACCG ATGTCTTGCAggctctgcctcctgcctggagGAGCAGTGTCAGCGCCACAGAGGAGGAGGTAACCCCGGAGCACCGCCTCTG GCCTTTGCTGGAGAGGGGCTCTTCCTCGGAGCCTCCCCTGTTCTTCTACCTTCGGGTGTTTCTGGTCGAAG GCCCTGCAACCTGCCCTGTGTCCCTGTTGATGACTCTGTCTACCCTGTACCTGTTAGAGGAGGACGTTGCAGGGTCCCAGGCAGAGCCTCCTCTTCCAGCACCATCTGGTGAAGCTTCTGAGAAGTCCCTGCCCTTGGGGCTGGGCCCTTCTGTGCATGTCAGGGAGCAGTGGCCACTCAGCAGCCTGAGCTCAGTGCTGCTGTATCGCACGGCCCCGGGGGACCTGCGACTGGTCTTCTATGacgag GTGTCCCGGCTGGAGAGTTTTTGGGCACTTCGGGTTGTGTGTCCTGAGCAGCTGACGGCCCTGTTGGCCTGGATCCGGGAGCCCTGGGAGGAGTTGTTTTCCATCGGACTCCGGACTGTGACCCAGGAGGCTCTAGATCTTGACCGGTGA